The genomic stretch AGGAATATCCCTGTGCCCTCTTCCTTGATCATCTTGAGGGCGTTCTCCATCTGTTCACCGCAGTCACATCGCAGGGAATGGAAAACATCACCGGTAAGGCATTCGGAATGCACCCTCACCAAGGTCGGTGAATCCGGAGTTATCTCGCCGATTACAAGAGCTATGTGTTCCTGACCGTCGACCGCGTTTTGAAAGCCGTGAGCGGTGAAATCACCGAAACGGGTGGGAAGAAGTGTAATGGCGACCCTTTCGACCAGCCGCTCATGCCGCATCCGGTATTTTACCAGGTCCTCGATGGTAACGATCTTGAGCCCGAAACGCCTGGCAACGACCCGCAGTTGGGGCATCCGGGCCATGGTTCCATCCTCATTCATAATCTCGCAAATTACACCGGCAGGCCTGGAACCGGCGAGGCGGGCAAGGTCAACGGAACCCTCCGTCTGGCCGGCCCGCACCAGAACCCCGCCTTTTCTGGCCCTAATGGGGAATATATGGCCCGGCCTGGCCAGATTTTCCGGCCTGCAGTTATCATCGATGACGGTCCGGATGGTATGTGCCCTGTCACTGGCGGAGATACCGGTCGATATGCCCTGCCTGGCCTCAATGGAAACCGTAAAGGCGGTGCCGTATTTGGCTGTGTTGTCCGGAACCATTTGAGTAAGGTTCAACTGCTCACACTTTTCCTCAGTTAATGTCAGACAGACAAGCCCACGGCCGTGAAGGGCCATAAAATTGATGATTTCCGGCGTGACCATTTCGGCCGCCACCATGAAATCCCCCTCATTTTCCCGGTCCTCGTCATCGACCAATATTATCGGTTTTCCGGCCCTGACATCCTCAAGGGCATCCTCGATGGTGGAGATCGGCACAATCCCTCCCTAGTCTGCGATAAATCCCGAGTCTACAAGCTTATCCATGGTAAGTCCCGGGGTGTTTTCGCCATGGATAACCGCATCAACCGCGGACCTGACATACTTCATTATGAGATCAGGCTCCAAGTTAACAGAGTCACCTTGGCTTTTCAATCCAAAGGTCGTTTTTCCAAAGGTTTCCGGGATGATGGCCACCGAAAACCGATCCTTCCATCCGTTAATAATCGTAAGGCTTACACCGTCCACAGCGACGGAGGCTTTGGGTACGGCATAAGGGGCAAAATCCGGTGGAAACAGGACTTCAAGATCGAAGGAAGCTCCGGTGCGTTTGAGGACCTGGATGCGCCCTTTGGCCTCCACGTGCCCTGCCACAAGATGCCCGCCTATTCGGTCGCCAAAGGAAAGCGCTCTCTCCAGATTGACCGTCTTCCCGATCCGCGCCGAACCGAAGGTGGTTCTGTCGAGGGTCTCATTGGAGAGAAAACAGGCGAAACGGTCATGGGCTCGGCTCTCGACCGTCAGGCACACGCCATCCACCGCAATACTGTCCCCCGACTTGGTACCTTCGAGTACCAGGGAACAAAGGATCTCCATCCCGGCCCCGCCGTCCACGCGATTCAGACCCGATATTTTCCCTTTTTCTTCAACAATTCCGGTAAACATCTCTAAACTCCTGTGCACCAGTGCACTTATGCACTAATGCATTATAAGCACCTGTCCGCGGTAATGCGAACATCACCTCCCACCCTGCGGCATCGGACGATATCAAACCTCGGGGCATCTCCAAGCGCTTCGAGTGCCAAAGGGCCCATGGCGGAAATGCCCTCGGAACCGACCAGAATGGGCGCGATGAAGGCCTCTATCCGACATATCGCATCCTCTTTGACAAACCATGCAGCTGTCTTTCCACCACCCTCGACCATCAGATGGATAATCCCCTTTTCGACGAGGCGCCTCCCCAGCGAAGGCCAGGAAAAAAGTCCGTTGGCGATGGGGAGCTTTACCAGCTTTATACCCATGTTGTTGAAAGCCTTTGCCCGTTTTTCCGCAACCTTCTCGTCTACAACAATCATGGTTCTGCCATCCTTCCCCCGGGCGACCACTTTGGCTGTAAAGGGGGTTTTCAAGGACGGGTCCAGAACGATCCTCCACGGCTGAACCTTCGACCTGACGGCCCTGACCGTTAATTCCGGGTCGTCGGCAAGAACGGTCCCTACGCCCACGAGAACGGCATCGGCCCGGGAACGCAGGCGGTGAGCGGCTTTTCTCGATTCCTTTCCGGTTATCCACCGCGACTGTCCACCGAAGGTGGCGATCCTGCCATCGAGGGTCAAAGCAGTCTTAAGGGTTACATAGGGAAGAGCATTGGCCACGTAATAGAAAAAGGCCCTGTTGATCTCACGCGATTCCTCCCCGAGAAGACCCTCCGAAACCTCGATTCCAGCCCTTCTCAGGATTTCGAAACCCTCCCCGTTGACGTCAGGGTTCGGATCCCGACAACCAGCGACCAAACGGCTGATGCCGGCCTGGATGATTCGGTCCGTACACGGCGGTGTGCGACCATAATGGCTGCACGGTTCCAGGTTCACGTACAGGGTGGCTCCCCTGGTCCGGCTACCGGCCCGGTCGATGGCCAGGATCTCGGCATGCGGCTTGCCCGGAAGTCTATGCCATCCCTCGCCGACGACACTGCCGCCGCGCACCAGCACCGCCCCGACCATAGGGTTGGGGTGCGTTGTTCCTACCCCTCTCGCGGCAAGCCTCAGCACCCGTTTCATAAAAGACCTGTCAATCGAGGTCT from Deltaproteobacteria bacterium encodes the following:
- a CDS encoding bifunctional 3,4-dihydroxy-2-butanone-4-phosphate synthase/GTP cyclohydrolase II → MPISTIEDALEDVRAGKPIILVDDEDRENEGDFMVAAEMVTPEIINFMALHGRGLVCLTLTEEKCEQLNLTQMVPDNTAKYGTAFTVSIEARQGISTGISASDRAHTIRTVIDDNCRPENLARPGHIFPIRARKGGVLVRAGQTEGSVDLARLAGSRPAGVICEIMNEDGTMARMPQLRVVARRFGLKIVTIEDLVKYRMRHERLVERVAITLLPTRFGDFTAHGFQNAVDGQEHIALVIGEITPDSPTLVRVHSECLTGDVFHSLRCDCGEQMENALKMIKEEGTGIFLYMSQEGRGIGLTNKLKAYQLQDEGRDTVEANLELGFAPDLRDYGIGAQILVDLGVSEIRLLTNNPKKIVGLEGYGLQVVERIPIEVTARDENLRYLQTKKAKMGHLLRKV
- a CDS encoding riboflavin synthase — translated: MFTGIVEEKGKISGLNRVDGGAGMEILCSLVLEGTKSGDSIAVDGVCLTVESRAHDRFACFLSNETLDRTTFGSARIGKTVNLERALSFGDRIGGHLVAGHVEAKGRIQVLKRTGASFDLEVLFPPDFAPYAVPKASVAVDGVSLTIINGWKDRFSVAIIPETFGKTTFGLKSQGDSVNLEPDLIMKYVRSAVDAVIHGENTPGLTMDKLVDSGFIAD
- the ribD gene encoding bifunctional diaminohydroxyphosphoribosylaminopyrimidine deaminase/5-amino-6-(5-phosphoribosylamino)uracil reductase RibD; its protein translation is MKRVLRLAARGVGTTHPNPMVGAVLVRGGSVVGEGWHRLPGKPHAEILAIDRAGSRTRGATLYVNLEPCSHYGRTPPCTDRIIQAGISRLVAGCRDPNPDVNGEGFEILRRAGIEVSEGLLGEESREINRAFFYYVANALPYVTLKTALTLDGRIATFGGQSRWITGKESRKAAHRLRSRADAVLVGVGTVLADDPELTVRAVRSKVQPWRIVLDPSLKTPFTAKVVARGKDGRTMIVVDEKVAEKRAKAFNNMGIKLVKLPIANGLFSWPSLGRRLVEKGIIHLMVEGGGKTAAWFVKEDAICRIEAFIAPILVGSEGISAMGPLALEALGDAPRFDIVRCRRVGGDVRITADRCL